One Erythrobacter aureus DNA segment encodes these proteins:
- a CDS encoding SPOR domain-containing protein, with product MPRFSKAAWKVAAALAAGLASSPAQADVKAGVDAWTRGDFASAVREWAGPAAQGDPDAQFNMAQAYRLGRGVEIDTEQAEALYAKAAAQGHIKAADNYGLLLFQRGAREEALPYISAAAMRGDPRAQYILGIAHFNGDLVAKDWRRAYALLTLANSAGLPQARGALAQMDEYVPLEDRQAAQPLAASLKAEADAARARELAAVDLALATDAPSGSAVTPPRQPPVTRPAGPPQGGRQAKGAGTAGADYTLPASRPTVIARQEEEALSREAVAVSSAPAPAEPQPVPATRVATSEGPWKVQLGAFGVPGNAERLWSQLSGRAEIAGRERMLIKSGRLTRLLAGGYASRAEANSACASLKRSGQGCLVTR from the coding sequence ATGCCACGATTTTCGAAAGCAGCTTGGAAGGTCGCGGCCGCGCTGGCCGCGGGCTTGGCATCCAGCCCCGCGCAGGCGGATGTCAAGGCAGGTGTCGATGCGTGGACACGTGGCGATTTCGCTTCCGCCGTGCGCGAATGGGCGGGGCCGGCGGCACAGGGCGATCCCGATGCGCAGTTCAACATGGCACAGGCCTATCGTCTTGGGCGCGGGGTCGAGATCGACACCGAACAGGCCGAAGCGCTCTATGCCAAGGCCGCAGCGCAGGGGCATATCAAGGCCGCCGACAATTATGGCCTGCTATTGTTCCAGCGGGGTGCACGCGAAGAGGCACTGCCTTATATATCCGCGGCGGCGATGCGCGGCGACCCGCGTGCGCAGTACATTCTCGGCATTGCGCATTTCAACGGCGATCTGGTGGCGAAGGACTGGCGCCGGGCTTATGCGCTTCTCACCCTGGCGAACTCCGCCGGTCTGCCCCAGGCGCGCGGGGCCCTGGCGCAAATGGACGAATACGTTCCGCTGGAGGATCGCCAGGCGGCTCAACCGCTTGCCGCATCGCTCAAGGCCGAGGCCGATGCCGCAAGGGCGCGTGAGCTGGCTGCGGTCGATCTCGCCCTCGCAACCGACGCGCCGAGCGGGTCGGCAGTGACGCCGCCCCGCCAGCCGCCGGTCACGCGTCCCGCCGGACCGCCGCAGGGGGGGCGCCAAGCCAAGGGCGCCGGTACGGCGGGGGCGGACTATACCTTGCCCGCGTCGCGCCCGACGGTCATCGCGCGACAGGAAGAGGAAGCGCTGTCCCGTGAAGCGGTGGCAGTGTCGAGCGCGCCTGCGCCTGCCGAACCGCAGCCAGTACCGGCCACGCGCGTCGCCACGTCCGAAGGGCCGTGGAAAGTCCAGTTGGGGGCCTTCGGCGTTCCTGGAAATGCCGAGCGCTTATGGAGCCAGCTATCGGGCCGCGCGGAAATAGCCGGGCGTGAGCGCATGCTTATCAAATCCGGCCGCCTGACCCGGCTTCTGGCAGGTGGCTATGCGTCACGGGCCGAGGCCAACTCAGCCTGTGCTTCGCTGAAGCGCAGCGGTCAGGGCTGCCTGGTTACTCGATAA
- a CDS encoding DUF418 domain-containing protein encodes MSTAYTSGPEVGATGPALPLAASASRRIASLDFIRGLAVMGILAANIVAFGQPMPAYMFPDAFTVPHSEAEDWMWVGQFILIDGKMRGLFSLLFGAGMYLFLEKAWARGQGVWLQVQRLFWLGVIGLLHYFFIWRGDILFLYACAGLAGLLFVALSRRKQLVLGVLGYLGGCLLYGGFVGFLPAVADTEVGQNPAYSEMARELEEEKQADLADGELETRLISSGSYGAWVSHNISDHAGDLPFYLFLFWFETLPLMLIGMAAYRYGLFDGGVDPGRQRKWGWALLVVGTALTVPVALWAKNGGLTYYGTLAAMAGFSMLPRGLIILGLVALLALWGQTVSGGLAERVSAAGRAAFTNYLGTSILMLLVFHGWGLGLFGALGRSELYLVMLFTWVLMLLWSKPWLERFRFGPLEWVWRCLTYRKLFPLRR; translated from the coding sequence ATGAGCACGGCATACACTTCCGGACCGGAGGTCGGCGCAACCGGTCCGGCCTTACCGCTCGCAGCATCGGCGAGTCGGCGAATCGCAAGCCTGGACTTCATCCGGGGGCTTGCCGTCATGGGTATTCTGGCGGCGAATATCGTCGCCTTCGGTCAGCCGATGCCGGCTTATATGTTTCCCGACGCTTTCACCGTCCCGCATAGCGAGGCGGAGGACTGGATGTGGGTCGGGCAATTCATTCTGATCGACGGGAAAATGCGCGGGCTGTTCTCGCTGCTGTTCGGCGCTGGAATGTATCTGTTCCTGGAAAAAGCCTGGGCGCGCGGGCAGGGGGTCTGGTTACAAGTCCAGCGACTGTTCTGGCTCGGTGTGATCGGTCTGCTGCACTATTTCTTCATCTGGCGCGGCGACATTCTTTTTCTCTACGCTTGTGCAGGGCTTGCGGGCCTGTTGTTCGTGGCCCTGTCGCGCCGCAAGCAGCTCGTGCTCGGCGTGCTCGGCTATCTGGGCGGATGCCTGCTTTACGGCGGATTCGTGGGCTTTCTCCCCGCGGTCGCGGATACCGAAGTCGGCCAAAATCCGGCCTATTCGGAAATGGCCCGGGAACTGGAGGAGGAGAAGCAAGCCGATCTGGCGGATGGCGAACTCGAGACGCGGCTGATCTCAAGCGGCAGTTATGGTGCGTGGGTTTCGCACAATATCTCCGATCATGCCGGCGATCTGCCGTTTTATCTGTTCCTGTTCTGGTTCGAAACGCTTCCGCTGATGCTGATCGGCATGGCGGCTTATCGGTACGGCCTGTTCGATGGCGGGGTCGATCCCGGACGACAGCGCAAATGGGGTTGGGCGCTGCTGGTGGTCGGGACTGCCCTGACCGTGCCGGTGGCGCTGTGGGCCAAGAATGGCGGATTGACGTATTATGGCACGCTGGCGGCAATGGCCGGCTTCTCAATGCTTCCGCGCGGGCTGATCATTCTCGGTCTCGTTGCTTTGCTGGCCTTGTGGGGGCAGACGGTCAGTGGCGGGCTGGCCGAACGCGTCTCGGCGGCCGGGCGTGCCGCTTTCACGAATTATCTCGGCACGTCGATCCTCATGCTGCTTGTGTTCCACGGCTGGGGTTTGGGATTGTTCGGAGCGCTCGGACGCAGTGAACTGTATCTCGTGATGCTATTCACATGGGTGTTGATGCTGCTGTGGTCCAAGCCCTGGCTCGAACGCTTCCGGTTCGGTCCGCTCGAATGGGTGTGGCGCTGCCTGACTTACCGGAAGCTCTTCCCCTTGCGGCGGTGA
- a CDS encoding (2Fe-2S)-binding protein gives MYVCICNAIRENELRRAARHVSGDAEACYAALGKAPCCGSCLDEADDILQEEREFGFIPAAA, from the coding sequence GTGTACGTTTGCATCTGTAATGCGATCCGCGAAAACGAATTGCGCCGTGCGGCGCGTCACGTTTCGGGAGATGCGGAAGCCTGCTACGCTGCCTTGGGCAAGGCCCCCTGTTGCGGCTCGTGCCTCGACGAGGCCGATGATATCCTTCAGGAAGAACGCGAATTCGGATTCATACCCGCGGCAGCCTGA
- the bfr gene encoding bacterioferritin, whose amino-acid sequence MKGDQKVIEFLNKALTNELTAINQYWLHYRVLADWGVTKLAEYERHESIDEMKHADVLAERILFLNGLPNFQAIHKLKVGETVEEILKADLAVEMEAIPLLKDAIAYCEEVRDFTTREIFERILESEEEHVDFLETQFDMIARMGLENYVQLNSKPAGEGEDG is encoded by the coding sequence GTGAAAGGCGATCAAAAGGTTATCGAGTTCCTCAACAAGGCGCTCACCAACGAACTGACCGCCATCAATCAATATTGGCTCCACTACCGTGTGCTCGCCGATTGGGGCGTGACCAAGCTCGCCGAATATGAGCGTCACGAATCGATCGACGAGATGAAGCACGCCGACGTGCTGGCCGAGCGCATCCTGTTCCTCAACGGGCTTCCCAACTTCCAGGCGATCCATAAGCTCAAGGTCGGGGAAACGGTGGAGGAAATTCTCAAGGCCGACCTTGCGGTGGAAATGGAAGCGATCCCCTTGCTCAAGGACGCGATCGCCTATTGCGAGGAAGTACGCGACTTTACCACGCGTGAGATCTTCGAGCGCATCCTCGAAAGCGAGGAAGAGCATGTCGATTTCCTCGAGACGCAATTCGACATGATCGCCCGAATGGGGCTGGAAAACTATGTCCAGCTCAACAGCAAACCCGCAGGCGAGGGTGAAGACGGCTGA
- a CDS encoding DUF2721 domain-containing protein: MLLDILTALPGSDLLERTSSTLRVQQVVQLSLAPAFLLAAIGAVMNVMTNRLIWVANKIERILDAGDDGDVAALRRELPALEQRRIYAQRAVMFSTASALAISIVIVLLFVSAFVETALGSLVSAVWVICMGLLVAGLGSFWMETRTAARRNRQRMRERRKSAMP, encoded by the coding sequence GTGTTGCTGGATATCTTGACCGCCCTGCCCGGCAGCGACTTACTCGAGCGGACGAGCTCGACCCTGCGCGTGCAGCAAGTGGTTCAGCTCAGCCTTGCACCGGCCTTTCTGTTGGCCGCGATCGGCGCGGTGATGAACGTGATGACGAATCGCCTGATCTGGGTGGCCAACAAGATCGAACGGATTCTCGATGCAGGCGACGATGGCGATGTCGCGGCCCTGCGCCGGGAATTGCCCGCCCTCGAGCAGCGGCGGATCTATGCCCAGCGCGCGGTGATGTTCAGCACTGCGTCCGCGCTCGCCATCAGCATCGTCATCGTATTGTTGTTCGTCAGCGCATTCGTGGAGACTGCGCTTGGCTCGCTCGTGTCGGCTGTCTGGGTAATCTGCATGGGACTGCTGGTGGCCGGTCTCGGATCTTTCTGGATGGAAACGCGCACCGCGGCGCGGCGTAACCGCCAACGCATGCGCGAGCGGCGCAAATCCGCGATGCCGTAA
- the der gene encoding ribosome biogenesis GTPase Der has product MVPSSTKPTVIIIGRPNVGKSTLFNRLVGKRLALVDDQPGVTRDRRFGDATIAGLEFQVVDTAGWEDDDPESLPGRMRKQTEISLEGADAALFVFDSRVGLTPLDEEIARWLREQEVPVVLVANKAEGSQGDAGIYESFSLGFGEPAAISAEHGEGIADLFDHLWPIIGAKAEAAEIESQIDEEDEEALLAGPLKLAIVGRPNAGKSTLINRLLGEDRLLTGPEAGITRDSIAIDWEWPDPKSGETREIRLIDTAGMRKRAQVTEKLEKLSVADARRAVDFAEVVVLLLDATRGLESQDLKIANMVLEEGRALMIAINKWDVAEGASALFNGIRDALNEGLAQVRGVPLFAVSAKTGKGLDQMIGAAFELREAWSRRVPTAALNRWFDDALEANPPPAPGGRRIKLRYITQASTRPPRFVVFGTRLDSLPKSYERYLVNGIRAKLGFEAVPVRVVLKSPKNPYNANKGGGGNYSGEH; this is encoded by the coding sequence ATGGTACCTTCCTCTACCAAACCCACGGTGATCATCATCGGCCGCCCCAATGTCGGCAAGTCGACGTTGTTCAACCGCCTTGTCGGCAAACGCCTTGCGCTCGTCGACGATCAGCCCGGTGTGACACGCGACCGCCGGTTTGGCGATGCGACGATCGCCGGGCTCGAATTCCAGGTGGTCGACACGGCCGGCTGGGAAGACGACGATCCCGAAAGCCTCCCCGGCCGGATGCGCAAGCAAACCGAAATCAGCCTCGAGGGGGCGGATGCGGCTCTCTTCGTCTTCGATTCCCGCGTAGGCCTGACTCCGCTCGACGAGGAAATCGCGCGCTGGCTACGCGAACAGGAAGTGCCCGTCGTGCTGGTCGCCAACAAGGCCGAAGGCAGCCAGGGCGATGCCGGCATCTACGAGAGCTTTTCCCTCGGCTTCGGCGAACCCGCCGCGATCAGTGCCGAACACGGCGAAGGCATTGCCGATTTGTTCGACCATCTCTGGCCCATCATCGGTGCCAAGGCGGAAGCCGCCGAGATCGAATCGCAGATCGACGAGGAAGACGAGGAAGCTTTATTGGCTGGCCCGCTGAAGCTGGCCATTGTCGGTCGTCCCAATGCCGGCAAGTCGACACTTATCAACCGGCTGCTGGGGGAGGATCGCCTGCTGACCGGCCCGGAAGCCGGCATCACCCGTGATTCAATCGCAATCGACTGGGAATGGCCCGATCCCAAGAGCGGCGAGACCCGAGAGATACGTCTGATCGATACCGCAGGCATGCGCAAGAGAGCACAAGTCACGGAAAAGCTCGAAAAACTCTCGGTCGCCGATGCGCGCCGAGCGGTCGATTTCGCCGAGGTTGTCGTTTTGCTGCTCGATGCAACACGCGGGCTTGAATCTCAGGACCTCAAGATCGCCAACATGGTGCTCGAGGAAGGCCGCGCGCTGATGATCGCGATCAACAAATGGGACGTCGCCGAAGGCGCCAGCGCCCTGTTCAATGGCATTCGGGATGCGCTGAACGAAGGGCTGGCCCAGGTCCGCGGTGTGCCGCTCTTCGCGGTAAGCGCGAAAACCGGCAAGGGACTCGACCAGATGATCGGCGCGGCCTTCGAATTGCGCGAAGCCTGGAGCCGCCGTGTGCCCACTGCCGCGCTCAACCGTTGGTTCGACGATGCTCTGGAAGCCAATCCGCCGCCAGCCCCAGGGGGTCGCCGCATAAAGCTGCGTTACATCACGCAGGCCAGCACCCGCCCGCCTCGATTCGTGGTCTTCGGTACGCGCCTCGATTCGCTACCGAAGAGCTATGAGCGCTATCTGGTGAACGGCATCCGCGCGAAACTCGGCTTCGAGGCAGTGCCGGTGCGCGTCGTCCTCAAGAGCCCCAAGAACCCCTATAACGCCAATAAGGGCGGCGGCGGCAATTACAGCGGGGAGCATTAG
- a CDS encoding CHAP domain-containing protein — translation MRKNLAALALLVCASPVIAEDYAGFARSDTELEAYLQCVPYAREVSGIQIYGDAYTWWDQAQGRYATGTAPRPGAVMAFRPHRSMQLGHVAAVSQVLDSRRVLLDHANWSPINGRRGQIEKDVLAVDVSPANDWSQVRVWYAPLGKVGTTAWPVEGFIYSDRRPQQPRVQYAMAPARKQTSKRFLSAFAAYAD, via the coding sequence ATGAGGAAAAACCTTGCCGCTTTAGCCCTGCTTGTCTGTGCCAGCCCGGTCATCGCAGAAGATTACGCCGGCTTCGCCCGCAGCGATACCGAACTGGAAGCTTATCTCCAGTGTGTTCCCTATGCACGCGAGGTCTCCGGCATCCAGATTTATGGCGATGCGTACACTTGGTGGGACCAGGCTCAGGGGCGCTATGCGACCGGCACTGCGCCGCGCCCCGGTGCGGTGATGGCTTTCCGCCCGCATCGCAGCATGCAGCTGGGCCACGTTGCCGCCGTTAGCCAGGTGCTCGATTCACGCCGGGTCCTGCTCGACCATGCGAATTGGTCGCCGATCAACGGTCGTCGTGGCCAGATCGAGAAGGACGTGCTGGCAGTCGATGTCTCGCCCGCGAATGACTGGAGCCAAGTTCGCGTCTGGTATGCGCCGCTCGGCAAGGTCGGAACGACTGCCTGGCCGGTCGAAGGTTTCATCTATTCGGACCGCAGGCCGCAGCAACCGCGCGTACAATACGCGATGGCACCGGCACGCAAACAGACATCGAAACGCTTTCTCAGCGCTTTCGCCGCCTACGCCGACTAA
- a CDS encoding DUF3297 family protein, with the protein MSEETKSQTPPDRLSVNPRSEHFDAEVLQRGVGIRFKGKQRTDIEEYSISEGWVRVQAGRTVDRKGNPLTLKLSGPVEAWFEDLGEEPPVAKAD; encoded by the coding sequence ATGAGCGAAGAAACCAAGAGCCAGACCCCGCCCGATCGCCTTTCGGTCAACCCGCGAAGCGAGCATTTCGACGCCGAGGTGCTGCAACGCGGCGTCGGCATCCGGTTCAAGGGTAAGCAGCGCACCGATATCGAGGAATATTCGATTTCCGAAGGATGGGTGCGCGTTCAGGCCGGCAGAACCGTCGATCGCAAAGGCAATCCGCTGACTCTCAAGCTCAGCGGCCCTGTCGAGGCATGGTTCGAAGATTTGGGCGAGGAACCGCCCGTCGCAAAGGCCGACTGA
- the tig gene encoding trigger factor: MQIKETANEGLKRAYTVTIPAKEIDERVNSEVKKIAPQVKMPGFRPGKVPANLVRKMHGEQLHAQTVNDVIRESVDKVMVENKLRPAMQPKVELAEGYEEGKDASLSVEVEVLPEIEAPETDGLKLERLTVPVTDEQVDEAVERIASNNKNYKDAAKTKKAADGDQLIIDFVGRVDGTEFEGGKAENTPLVIGSGQFIPGFEEQLTGVKTGDEKTITVTFPEDYPAENLKGKEAEFDVTVQQVKVPADTKIDDEFAKNLGLENLDKLKELLRGQLEQETAGLTRTQMKRQLLDTLAAGHDFAVPQGMVDAEFEQIWAQLQQEAAQSDDAEAMLKEMEDEKDDYRNIAERRVRLGLLLSEIGQKNGVEVNANEMNMLIQQAAQQYRAEDRERFVQYVQQEPMAAAQLRAPLYEDKVVDFLFDKAEITDREVTREELEAAIEAEETTEETPKKKAPAKKAPAKKAPAKKTASKKADDKPAAKKAPAKKAPAKKAAAKKADDKEPAKKAAAKKAPAKKAAAKK; the protein is encoded by the coding sequence ATGCAGATCAAAGAGACCGCCAACGAGGGCCTCAAACGCGCCTACACCGTCACCATTCCGGCCAAGGAAATCGACGAGCGCGTCAACAGCGAAGTGAAGAAGATCGCTCCGCAGGTGAAAATGCCGGGTTTCCGCCCCGGCAAGGTGCCGGCGAACCTCGTGCGCAAGATGCATGGCGAGCAGTTGCACGCGCAGACGGTTAACGACGTGATTCGCGAATCGGTCGACAAGGTGATGGTGGAAAACAAGCTGCGTCCCGCCATGCAGCCCAAGGTCGAGCTCGCGGAAGGCTATGAGGAAGGCAAGGACGCGTCGCTCAGCGTCGAGGTCGAAGTCCTCCCCGAGATCGAAGCTCCCGAAACCGATGGCCTCAAGCTCGAGCGCCTGACCGTTCCGGTGACCGACGAGCAGGTCGACGAAGCGGTCGAGCGGATCGCGTCGAACAATAAGAACTACAAGGACGCCGCGAAGACCAAGAAGGCCGCCGACGGCGATCAGTTGATCATCGATTTCGTCGGCCGCGTCGATGGCACCGAATTCGAAGGCGGCAAGGCCGAGAACACCCCGCTGGTGATCGGTTCGGGCCAGTTCATTCCCGGCTTCGAGGAACAGCTGACGGGTGTGAAGACCGGTGATGAAAAGACCATCACGGTCACTTTCCCGGAAGACTATCCGGCCGAAAACCTCAAGGGCAAGGAAGCCGAGTTCGACGTCACCGTCCAGCAGGTGAAGGTCCCGGCCGACACCAAGATCGACGATGAGTTCGCCAAGAATCTTGGCCTTGAAAACCTCGACAAGCTGAAGGAGCTTTTGCGCGGTCAGCTTGAGCAGGAAACTGCCGGTCTCACCCGCACGCAGATGAAGCGCCAGCTTCTCGACACGCTGGCTGCAGGCCATGACTTCGCCGTGCCGCAGGGCATGGTCGATGCCGAGTTCGAGCAGATCTGGGCGCAGCTCCAGCAGGAAGCCGCACAGTCGGACGACGCCGAAGCCATGCTCAAGGAAATGGAAGACGAGAAGGACGATTACCGCAACATCGCCGAACGTCGTGTCCGCCTTGGTCTGCTGCTCTCGGAAATCGGCCAGAAGAATGGGGTCGAGGTCAACGCCAATGAGATGAACATGCTCATCCAGCAGGCAGCCCAGCAATATCGCGCCGAAGACCGCGAGCGGTTCGTTCAGTACGTCCAGCAGGAGCCGATGGCCGCCGCCCAGTTGCGCGCGCCGCTCTATGAAGACAAGGTTGTCGACTTCCTCTTCGACAAGGCCGAAATCACAGACCGCGAAGTGACGCGCGAGGAGCTCGAAGCGGCAATCGAGGCGGAAGAAACCACCGAGGAAACACCCAAGAAGAAGGCTCCGGCCAAGAAAGCTCCGGCCAAGAAAGCTCCGGCAAAGAAGACCGCTTCAAAGAAGGCCGACGACAAGCCTGCTGCGAAGAAGGCCCCGGCCAAGAAGGCTCCCGCGAAGAAGGCGGCTGCGAAGAAGGCGGACGATAAGGAACCGGCCAAGAAGGCGGCTGCCAAGAAGGCTCCAGCCAAAAAGGCCGCTGCCAAGAAATAA
- a CDS encoding cation:proton antiporter, which yields MELDPRILMFVVFGAGLTLAVTLERWLARFWLSLPILYVAAGYVIWSLPLGLPHFNPTVDGFDALTLEYATEFIVIASLMAAGIAIDRPVSWANWRQIWPLLVIAMPLTITAVALLGWWALGLAPASAILLGAALAPTDPVLARSVQVGPPGEDQRHDVRFSLTVEAGLNDGLAFPFTYLAIAAVGMTALGGWTLEWAALDLGWRILAGCLVGWLVGRIGSWYVFEREADAPMEDIDEASEGADRPVYSTSEGLIVLGTLLLAYGLAELTEGYGFLAVFVGAITMRQRENRSRYHKISHHFIDQIEQIVLVAVLFGFGAMLASGVLEALTWPAALVGIALVFVIRPLSGLLAEMNCNLPMIGKLAVAFLGVRGMGSIYYLAYGQNSADFAQIDLLWATVSFAILLSIVVHGVFSGPFIRHVENRRAHIHTGQDSSMASLSPDGPDLEIEKSAKPE from the coding sequence ATGGAACTCGACCCGCGCATCTTGATGTTCGTCGTGTTCGGCGCGGGCCTGACCCTGGCCGTCACGCTGGAACGTTGGCTGGCGCGCTTCTGGCTCTCACTGCCAATCCTTTATGTCGCTGCCGGATATGTCATCTGGTCGCTGCCTCTGGGGCTGCCGCACTTCAACCCGACAGTGGATGGTTTCGATGCTCTCACGCTCGAATATGCGACGGAATTCATCGTCATCGCCTCGCTCATGGCGGCCGGCATTGCGATCGACCGCCCCGTGAGCTGGGCCAATTGGCGCCAGATCTGGCCACTACTCGTCATCGCCATGCCGCTGACGATCACAGCAGTAGCTTTGCTAGGGTGGTGGGCGCTGGGCCTGGCCCCGGCCAGCGCCATCCTGCTCGGCGCGGCGCTGGCTCCGACCGATCCGGTGCTCGCACGCAGTGTGCAGGTCGGCCCTCCTGGCGAAGACCAGCGCCACGATGTGCGTTTCAGCCTGACAGTGGAAGCCGGACTGAATGATGGACTGGCCTTCCCCTTCACCTATCTCGCCATCGCCGCCGTGGGAATGACCGCGCTGGGAGGCTGGACGCTGGAATGGGCCGCGCTCGACCTCGGCTGGCGGATCCTGGCGGGCTGCCTTGTCGGATGGCTCGTGGGCCGGATCGGCTCGTGGTACGTCTTCGAGCGAGAGGCAGACGCGCCGATGGAGGATATCGACGAGGCAAGCGAAGGCGCTGACCGCCCTGTATACTCGACCAGCGAAGGGTTGATCGTACTCGGCACGTTGCTACTGGCATACGGGCTGGCGGAACTGACCGAGGGTTATGGTTTTCTCGCGGTGTTCGTCGGTGCGATCACGATGAGACAACGCGAGAATCGCAGCCGCTATCACAAGATCAGCCACCACTTCATCGACCAGATCGAACAGATCGTGCTGGTGGCCGTCCTGTTCGGGTTCGGCGCTATGCTCGCCAGCGGTGTGCTCGAAGCGCTGACTTGGCCCGCTGCATTGGTAGGCATCGCACTGGTCTTCGTTATCCGGCCGCTCTCCGGATTGCTGGCGGAAATGAATTGCAACCTGCCGATGATCGGCAAGCTCGCCGTCGCATTCCTTGGCGTACGGGGCATGGGTTCGATCTATTATCTTGCCTATGGTCAGAACAGCGCCGACTTCGCGCAGATCGACCTGTTATGGGCAACGGTAAGCTTTGCCATTCTGCTGTCGATCGTGGTTCACGGCGTTTTTTCCGGACCCTTCATCCGGCATGTCGAGAATCGCCGCGCGCATATCCATACCGGGCAGGATAGCAGTATGGCATCCCTGTCGCCCGACGGTCCCGACCTCGAAATCGAAAAATCGGCAAAACCGGAATAA
- a CDS encoding amidase: MRTILLLAASLCSLAAPLAAQDTGRPVATIEIPKMELPEGLEPATTAAEGAAVGQAYRIARYDSGPDGLNAVIALAPDITAQIRSARSRHTALKGRTVLVKDNIETRELPTTAGSLALADNWTRRDAPLIANLRRAGGVMMGKTNLSEWANIRDGNSTSGWSAVGGLTRNPHAIDRNTCGSSSGSGAAVAAGFAWAAIGTETDGSITCPASVNGVVGFKPTVGMVSRTHVVPISHSQDTAGPMTRTVFDAALLLGAIAGSDPADPATAEADAHVADFTAGLADASLEGVRIGVLVNQIGNRQDVREVFETALADMERAGAELVEIEYEAPGEMFGAEFTVLLYELRTGMAAYLASIPGKNMPRDLAGLIAFNVENARSELRWFGQSLFEQALETTDEAAYGEARATSLRLAGEEAIDRLMREHKVDALVAPTRGPAWTSDLVNGDNFNGSIGAGSLAAIAGYPHLTVPMGAVERLPIGISFMGGAWQDASILAIGAAYERGRSATIPQPSFERWEPDLAPVD, from the coding sequence ATGCGCACGATACTGCTCCTGGCCGCCTCGCTCTGTTCCCTCGCAGCTCCGCTTGCCGCCCAGGACACGGGGCGTCCCGTCGCAACGATCGAAATTCCGAAGATGGAACTGCCCGAAGGCCTGGAACCCGCAACCACCGCAGCGGAAGGGGCGGCTGTCGGTCAGGCCTACCGGATCGCGCGTTACGACAGCGGCCCCGATGGCCTGAACGCCGTCATCGCGCTCGCTCCCGATATCACGGCGCAGATTCGAAGCGCGCGCAGCCGACACACGGCGTTGAAAGGCCGCACCGTGCTGGTGAAGGACAACATCGAAACACGCGAGCTGCCGACCACTGCGGGCAGCCTCGCCCTGGCCGATAACTGGACCCGGCGCGACGCACCGCTGATCGCCAATCTTCGCCGGGCCGGCGGGGTGATGATGGGCAAAACCAACCTTTCCGAATGGGCGAATATACGGGACGGCAATTCGACCAGCGGATGGAGCGCCGTGGGCGGGTTGACCCGTAATCCGCATGCAATCGATCGCAACACCTGCGGTTCGTCCTCGGGCAGCGGAGCAGCAGTTGCTGCAGGGTTTGCTTGGGCCGCGATCGGGACGGAAACCGACGGCTCGATCACTTGCCCTGCCAGTGTCAACGGCGTGGTGGGGTTCAAGCCGACAGTCGGCATGGTCAGCAGGACGCATGTCGTTCCCATCAGCCACTCGCAGGACACGGCCGGGCCGATGACGCGCACCGTCTTCGATGCCGCCCTGCTGCTGGGGGCGATCGCTGGAAGCGATCCCGCCGATCCCGCGACGGCTGAGGCGGACGCGCATGTCGCCGATTTCACTGCGGGTCTGGCCGATGCCTCTCTCGAAGGCGTGCGCATCGGCGTGCTCGTCAACCAGATCGGCAATCGGCAGGACGTCCGCGAGGTGTTCGAAACCGCACTGGCCGACATGGAACGCGCCGGAGCCGAGCTGGTCGAAATCGAATATGAAGCGCCAGGCGAGATGTTCGGGGCCGAATTCACCGTCCTGCTGTATGAGCTGCGCACCGGCATGGCAGCCTATCTCGCCTCAATCCCGGGCAAAAACATGCCTCGCGACCTCGCCGGTCTGATTGCCTTCAACGTCGAAAACGCACGCAGCGAATTGCGCTGGTTCGGCCAGTCGCTTTTCGAACAGGCTCTCGAAACCACCGACGAAGCCGCCTACGGCGAAGCAAGAGCCACATCATTGCGGCTGGCGGGCGAAGAGGCGATCGACCGGTTGATGCGCGAGCATAAGGTCGATGCGCTCGTCGCCCCGACCCGCGGTCCGGCGTGGACAAGCGACCTCGTCAATGGCGACAACTTCAATGGCAGCATCGGTGCCGGATCGCTCGCCGCAATCGCAGGCTATCCGCATCTCACGGTGCCGATGGGCGCGGTTGAACGTCTGCCCATCGGCATCAGCTTCATGGGCGGCGCCTGGCAGGATGCCTCTATCCTCGCAATCGGTGCTGCCTATGAACGGGGCCGAAGCGCCACGATACCCCAACCTTCCTTCGAGCGCTGGGAACCCGATTTGGCGCCCGTGGACTGA